A genomic region of Desulfosarcina ovata subsp. ovata contains the following coding sequences:
- the thrS gene encoding threonine--tRNA ligase encodes MIHITLPDGSRKPFEDYPTGLTVAKSISEGLARDCVAMEVDGNLVDLDRPIQADASIRLITTRDPEALEIMRHSAAHVMAQAVLALYPDAKLTIGPVVEDGFYYDIDMPPLSEEAFPKIEAEMKRIIKQKIPIRRHEVSKAEALTFYKDEPYKTEMIDALADGTISFYKQGDFTDLCRGPHVPHTGFVRAVKLMRVSGAYWRADQSKAQLQRIYGTAFFDKKQLKEYLHFLEEAKKRNHRKIGAAMDLFSFHDDAPGMAFFHPKGMAVWNALLDFWRDAHRAAGYVETKTPIILQRTLWEKSGHWENYRENMYTTEVDEQAYAIKPMNCPGGMLLYSTRPHSYRELPIRAAEIGLVHRHELSGVLNGLFRVRAFHQDDAHLFMMPEQIQAEILDLLRLEEQVYSKFGLDFHLELSTRPEKSIGSDEQWDTATNGLRSALDAYGKEYRINEGDGAFYGPKIDLHIKDALGRTWQCGTIQLDMSLPERFDLTYVGRDNEKHRPIMLHRTVFGSIERFLGILIEHFEGKFPLWLAPVQAAILPINDDLIPFAESMATTMRDAGLRVEVDDRTESLNRKVREAQLAKTPLILTCGGKEKEAGTVSVRTLDGTVRYGIPMDQFMQKVTAHVAERCLALDLFDE; translated from the coding sequence ATGATACATATCACACTTCCCGATGGAAGTCGAAAACCCTTTGAGGATTATCCCACGGGCCTGACGGTGGCCAAAAGTATCTCCGAAGGCCTGGCCCGGGATTGCGTTGCCATGGAAGTGGATGGCAACTTGGTCGACCTGGATCGGCCGATCCAAGCCGATGCCTCAATCCGCCTGATCACCACCCGCGATCCCGAAGCCCTGGAAATTATGCGCCACAGCGCCGCCCACGTGATGGCCCAGGCGGTGTTGGCCCTCTATCCTGATGCCAAACTGACTATCGGGCCGGTGGTGGAGGATGGCTTCTACTACGATATCGACATGCCGCCCCTCTCCGAAGAGGCGTTTCCCAAGATCGAAGCCGAGATGAAACGCATCATCAAGCAAAAGATTCCCATCCGGCGCCACGAGGTCAGCAAGGCCGAGGCCCTCACCTTTTACAAGGACGAGCCGTACAAGACCGAAATGATCGACGCTCTGGCCGACGGCACGATCTCCTTTTACAAACAGGGCGATTTTACCGATCTTTGCCGGGGGCCCCATGTGCCCCACACCGGTTTTGTGCGCGCGGTCAAACTGATGCGTGTATCCGGCGCGTACTGGCGCGCGGATCAGTCCAAGGCCCAACTGCAGCGTATTTACGGCACCGCTTTTTTCGACAAAAAACAGCTCAAGGAGTATCTCCACTTTCTCGAAGAGGCCAAGAAGCGCAACCACCGCAAGATCGGGGCGGCCATGGATCTGTTCAGTTTCCATGACGATGCCCCGGGCATGGCCTTTTTCCATCCCAAGGGGATGGCGGTGTGGAACGCCCTGCTCGATTTCTGGCGCGACGCCCACCGCGCGGCCGGCTATGTGGAGACCAAGACCCCGATCATTCTCCAGCGCACCCTGTGGGAGAAGAGCGGTCACTGGGAAAATTACCGCGAGAACATGTACACCACCGAGGTGGACGAGCAGGCCTATGCCATCAAGCCCATGAACTGCCCCGGCGGCATGCTGCTCTACAGCACCCGGCCGCACTCCTATCGCGAGTTGCCCATTCGTGCGGCCGAGATCGGCCTGGTCCACCGCCACGAACTGTCCGGTGTGCTCAACGGCCTGTTCCGGGTGCGCGCCTTTCATCAGGACGATGCGCATCTGTTCATGATGCCGGAGCAGATCCAGGCGGAAATTCTCGATTTGCTGCGTCTGGAGGAGCAGGTCTACAGCAAGTTCGGCCTGGATTTCCACCTTGAGCTGTCCACCCGGCCGGAAAAATCAATCGGTTCCGACGAGCAGTGGGACACGGCCACCAACGGCCTGCGTTCGGCCCTGGACGCTTACGGCAAGGAGTATCGCATCAACGAAGGCGACGGCGCGTTTTACGGCCCCAAAATTGACCTGCACATCAAGGACGCCCTGGGCCGCACCTGGCAGTGCGGGACGATCCAACTGGACATGAGCCTGCCCGAACGCTTCGACCTGACCTACGTGGGCCGGGACAACGAGAAGCACCGGCCGATCATGCTGCACCGGACCGTGTTCGGCTCGATCGAACGGTTCCTGGGCATCCTGATCGAACATTTCGAAGGCAAGTTTCCCCTGTGGCTGGCACCGGTTCAGGCGGCGATCCTGCCCATCAACGACGACCTGATTCCCTTTGCCGAATCGATGGCCACAACCATGCGCGACGCCGGCCTGCGGGTGGAGGTGGACGACCGTACGGAAAGTCTCAACCGCAAGGTCCGCGAGGCCCAGCTTGCCAAGACCCCGCTGATTCTCACCTGCGGCGGCAAGGAGAAGGAGGCGGGTACCGTATCGGTTCGTACCCTTGACGGCACCGTGCGCTACGGCATTCCCATGGATCAGTTCATGCAAAAGGTGACCGCCCATGTGGCC
- a CDS encoding calcium-binding protein, giving the protein MNEEFLKQAIAKSNIDDQFERIYKILGLDDEVEDEEGLSVEVRRIDDKKKFTLTLADLKTVEENTKSAQLLDDYAVWHTNFR; this is encoded by the coding sequence GTGAACGAAGAGTTTCTTAAACAAGCTATCGCGAAAAGTAATATTGATGACCAATTTGAAAGAATTTATAAAATTTTGGGTTTAGATGATGAGGTTGAAGATGAAGAGGGGTTATCTGTTGAAGTTCGAAGAATTGATGATAAGAAAAAATTCACTTTAACCCTTGCGGATTTGAAAACAGTCGAAGAAAATACCAAAAGTGCACAACTTCTTGATGATTATGCTGTTTGGCATACAAATTTTAGATAA
- a CDS encoding ribonuclease D: MNNLAVPPYRLIRTNDDLKQFAGKIDREPFLAVDLEADSMFHYQEKVCLVQMAGNGENVVIDPLEVNDLAPLAPLFKNKRICKVFHGSDYDIRSLYRDFSIEINNLFDTQLASMYLGEKETSLGAVVNNRFGIQLDKRYQKKDWSQRPLPDGMIEYAASDVFYLIPLAKALMTELEAKGRLAWVVEECEYLSGVRPVENGDDPLFLRFRGAGRLQRRNLAILEGLLQYRKDLAMKKDRPLFKVFSNTSLLKIANEMTDTPQAMEAGRCLSPKQIRIHGNSLAEIVKQAKAIPSDKLPVYPRKRRPSVSPKVPDRVKAIKAWRDKIAEDLELDPALLFNKALLTAIAVKRPTTKKELAGIEGIRNWQVKDFGKDLLTVLSTVP; encoded by the coding sequence ATGAACAACCTCGCCGTACCGCCATACCGGCTCATCCGAACCAATGACGATCTCAAGCAGTTTGCCGGCAAGATCGACCGGGAACCATTTCTGGCCGTCGATCTGGAGGCGGACTCCATGTTTCACTACCAGGAAAAAGTGTGTCTGGTGCAAATGGCCGGCAACGGGGAGAATGTGGTCATCGATCCCCTCGAAGTCAACGACCTTGCCCCCCTGGCACCGCTTTTTAAAAATAAGCGGATCTGCAAGGTATTCCACGGGTCCGACTATGACATACGCTCCTTGTACCGGGATTTCTCCATTGAAATCAACAATCTGTTCGACACCCAACTGGCCAGTATGTATCTGGGCGAGAAGGAGACCAGCCTGGGGGCGGTGGTCAACAACCGGTTTGGCATCCAGTTGGACAAGCGTTACCAGAAAAAGGACTGGTCCCAGCGGCCCCTGCCCGACGGGATGATCGAGTATGCGGCATCGGACGTTTTCTATCTGATCCCGTTGGCCAAGGCGCTCATGACCGAGTTGGAGGCCAAGGGAAGATTGGCGTGGGTCGTGGAGGAGTGTGAATACCTGTCCGGCGTCAGGCCGGTGGAAAACGGCGATGACCCGTTGTTTCTGCGTTTTCGCGGCGCCGGTCGCTTGCAGCGGCGCAACCTGGCGATTCTGGAAGGCTTGCTGCAGTACCGCAAGGACCTGGCCATGAAAAAAGACCGTCCGCTGTTCAAGGTCTTTTCTAACACCTCGCTGCTCAAAATCGCCAATGAAATGACCGACACCCCCCAGGCCATGGAGGCCGGCCGCTGCCTGAGCCCCAAACAGATCCGGATCCACGGCAACAGCCTGGCGGAAATTGTCAAACAGGCCAAGGCCATCCCTTCCGACAAGCTGCCCGTCTACCCGCGCAAACGGCGGCCCTCGGTATCACCAAAGGTTCCCGACCGGGTCAAGGCGATCAAGGCGTGGCGCGATAAAATCGCCGAGGATCTGGAACTGGACCCTGCCCTGCTCTTCAACAAGGCCCTGCTCACTGCCATTGCCGTCAAGCGGCCCACCACGAAAAAGGAACTGGCCGGGATCGAGGGCATCCGCAACTGGCAGGTGAAGGATTTTGGAAAAGACCTGCTGACGGTTCTGTCAACGGTTCCCTGA
- a CDS encoding BrnA antitoxin family protein → MYLDTDIIDVFRTRAEKAGYGYQTMINEALREYLTKNGKLLDETVIRQVIREELDRAAKDRG, encoded by the coding sequence TCTTGACACTGATATCATTGATGTTTTCCGTACACGAGCGGAAAAGGCTGGCTATGGATATCAGACAATGATTAATGAAGCCCTCAGGGAATATCTTACGAAGAACGGAAAGCTTCTTGACGAAACGGTTATTCGCCAAGTAATTCGAGAAGAATTGGATCGGGCAGCTAAGGATCGGGGATGA